The genomic stretch tagaaatggTGCCCCTGGAgcgcagagggttaagggccttgctcaagggcccaagagtggcagcttggcgataccggggcttgaacccctgacctacCACTCCCCTACACAGATTTTACacagattgtaactatgttctaAAACTATGtctgtaaaaaggattgcattcggtattcgtgtgtgtgtgtgtatatgtgtacacacacactacactctacactctagaGTACTCTAGTTCTAGAAATCTAGGTTACTATTACAGGTTCTTAACATTTCTTCAGGTTTTGGTAGGCTTAGCTAGATTCTTCCTATCTCCCAAAAGCCAACCTATATGTTCATTGAAAAACCATATGTtcacagagctggctttgtgcacaaaggcattgtcatgctggaacaggtttgggtctcatttCAAGTATAGTTGAAATTTTACGCCTGAACCAACCAAACTGGCACCAGCCACAAAGTCACTGAGAAAATATATTCTCACATCGACCatttattctgatgtttgatttggAAATGTAACCGAAGTTTTTGATTTGCATTGAGGTTTCGTTACATGATTCTCATCGGGATGCGGAGGTGTAAATATTCTAATCGAATgcgttcacttttttttttatctacagaATGAAGCTGGGCTAAAgaagaaattaaagaaagaagaaaaggctGCAGAGTTaccgaagaagaaaaaagttgcGAAGGAACCACAAGCTGAAGATCAGGATAGTGGAGTCGAGGTGTATTTCAGAGAAAAAGAcaagaacaaaacaaagaaagaggTGAGTCTAAAGATTTGCAATATTTCTTGTAACCCTCTTGATTCCCTTGATGTTTTAACTACAGTGTGGACAAATGTATTTGGGCAGCTGATTTCTTCAgccattgtggtaacagtttggggaagaaccacataagttAAAAGGACACACTTGTATAGGATTCATTGTATAGCAGTAAATAGTCCattcacttgatctaggaggcccaaacctgttccagcatgacaactcccctgtgcacaatgtgagctttatgaagatatggtttacatggtttagagtggaagatcttgagtggcctgctagaaGGCTCTGACCTTAACGATACCTTCATTAGACCTTCATGAATgatcacatttcaaaatctagtagaacatcttcccagaagagtggcgcttGTTATAATAGaaaacggggactaaatgtggaataggatattcaaaaagcacatacaaattttaCGGTCAAGtgtacttttgtctgtatagtgtattttggattggaaggtcaatTTTATCAGTCCAGTCATAAGGTAGGTATATAAAGGTACTCAAaatgctccttttttttaaagggtaaAAGTAAAGCTGCAGCCCCAGAAGAACCAGGCAGGCTACAGGTAGCATCTGATTTCTCCTGGGACATAGGGCTGAGCTCTCTCAAACCTGCATCTTCTGCCCAAAATGCATACGAGTCCAGCGACGAAGAGCAGGACGATCACAGCAAGGTAATAATGATTAAAGGTTATATTAATTAGGTAAAAAATAATTTCGATTTGACAATTGATTTTTTATCAGACCTTCTTGCATCAGGTTAAAGGTTACGCTACTTTTAACGTTTCTCCTCAACCCGTCCGTTTTCTTTCCCAGACACAGAAAAAGTCTCGGCGGGAGGCGGAGCTGGAACGTAAGGAGGCGGAGCTGAAGCTCAGCAAGCTGGAGGCGGAGCTCATGGAGCCCTCGGCCCGACCGGAGAGCGCGGAGGCGTTTGAGCGGCTGCTGCTCTCGTCACCAGACTCGTCTCTGCTCTGGCTGCAGTACATGGCATTCCAGCTGCAGGCCACCCAGATCGAGCAGGCTCGTGCTGTCGCCGAGAGAGCCCTCAAAACCATCTCCTTCAGGTGGGTGCCTGAGAATTACAGTCAGCTCCAGAATTAATGGCACCCGTggtttacaaaaagaaaaggtCTTACAAAAGGTTGAATATTTTGCACTTTCTCTCCATCATGTTTGTTTGTCCTCTGTGTCAGAATACTTGAGTCAAACAGGAAGTCATGGGTTACTCCTTAAATGTTCTTAAACAACAGATCTTTGGCCAtgagaattatttattttctttttttttaagaattcttTAAATAGTATAATAAAGACTGGATtagtttttattgattttatatcaattaaatttagtgtaatcttttttattttttcatgtttttaccAATTTATACCAGTTGTGCTGATTATTCAAATCTattcaattgatttttatttgtatagcgctcttaaatgaacattgtctcaaagcagctttaaacagataatgtggtgatacacTTATTAAGAACATTCATttttaagtttgtccctgatgtgCAAGCCCGTGGCGacagtggaaaggaaaaaaactcccaagatggcataaggaagaaaccttgagagaaaccagactcaagaggaaacccgtcctcatctgggtggcacagaatgtccatttattacagctaaacgatATTGAGatgtacagtgatggtgatcagatgcaaactgtagccctgagtcagtgtagcagactgttgacattgactacaatccaaatcctcagagttcctgttcttagtccgtaatttcatggatccccaggacGTTGATGAAAACAAATAgcctgcatttttattttttatttctaagtaggcatggaggatcataatggtacagaagttcactcagatactgcggagTGAGGCCTTCAAGTGCTTcatatgtcagtagtagtatatTATCAGTGCGAGATTTAATAGGGAGCAGTTTACTTACTGCTGGAAGGAcatttgctgctgcattctgaactaactgaagcttatttatgcacttactcaaacacccagacagtaaagcgttacagtagtctaatccaGATGCAACAAAAGCATggactagtttttctgcatcctgtaacgacatcatatttctaattttaccaatatttctaaggtaatattagtaatattattcacgtgagcctcaaaggaaagacaagggtcaataatcacaccgaGGTcctgactgctgtacacactgaaacagaaaaaccatccagagatgctacgtaatcggaaagtttacttctagctgcatgtggtcctagtaaaagtacttccatttTATCCGAGttaagcagaaggaagttatgaAGCAATCTCTACATTTTAAACCAtgtcaaaaaatataaaagctaGTTATCATGGAAGAAAGAAAGCGCTAGATATGGTGTGTCTCCTAAACACTTGGAGATCTCTATATGTATGCAAATAGATTTATTCTCATACAGGCTCTACTGTAAACAGTGTGAGGTATCCAGTGAATTgagttttgtttgtgtagtaTTAAGTACTTTGTACAATATTCACATAATAGTTACTAATATTAGAGGAaaggtggcagctcagtggttaaggatcagaaggtcgggggttcaagggCTGGTATCACCacgcttgagcaaggcccttaaccctctgtgtacCAGGGTActgtataatggctgaccctgtgctctgatcaTGGGATATGCTGTAAAGCACATGTGAttacctttctttcttctctttctttcttaatatagattaatatataatatctaaaataaaaaagccttAAACATGCAACTAATTCTGGAGactgtttgttgttttctatagaataataatttttaaaagtgtCACTGGACATTTTGCATGTGGTCccaaaaagacatttttaaatgttggacCAGATGATGGTTAAAAATCTCTGGAaaaagtttctggacacctgaccataagattcaactctgccttttgaacatcccattaaacatttaaagatcTTTCAATTAAAccctatcttcatggagctggctttgtgcatggggtattgtcatgctggagcaggtttgggtctcctagttcaagtgaaaggaaaatgtaatgctaaagCTTACATCCTATCTGATTGTTTGCGTTTAATTTTGttgtaaaagtttggggaagaaccacaaattggtgaaaaagtcaggtgtctcagtccatatagtgcatgttATTACCATTGGTACACGGTTAATTAATTGCATGTAATCCCTTTGTGCTATGCAGGGAGGAGCAGGAGAAGCTGAATGTGTGGGTAGCTCTGCTCAACCTGGAGAACATGTACGGTACTGAAGAGAGTCTTCAGAAAGTGTTTGAGCGAGCCATTCAGTACTGCGAGCCAATGCCTGTTTACCAGCAGCTGGCAGATATTTACGCCAAGTCCAACAAGCTCAAGGTGAGAATCTGCCCCTTAAAAAGAACACGGAAAATTACATCGGATCAACAATTTACTTTTGCTTCAGCTAATAATTACGCATTTAAATTAAACGTTCTTTCTGCAAATTTGTTTTCTCTCAAAGTCTGTTTACTGAGAACTGTTTGTATattcaaaatgtgtgtgtgcatgcaggaAGCAGAGAACTTGTATAAGAACATGGTGAAGCGTTTTAGGCAGGAGAAGGCCGTGTGGCAAAGTTACGGATCCTTCTTGCTGCGTCAGGGCCAGAGCGACGCCGCCAATGCTCTCCTCCAGAGGGCACTGCAGAGTCTGTCCAATAAAGAGCGTGAgcaatatttattctttttatataataaggatttttttgttttacattttctattcacagatatttgcaataaatttattgtaatttattcatttattccgtTTTAGTTATTAGTTTTTAGCTATCCATATTTTCAAGTGGCGTTGCAAACATGGATATTTGACCACAATTTTGCCATTTCAGATGTGGACTTGATCATCAGATTTGCTCGGCTGGAGTTCCAGTACGGGAACGAAGAGCGAGCCAAGGCTATGTTCGAAAAAGTCCTGAGCAGCTATCCAAAACGTACTGACCTGTGGTCTGTTTTTCTAGACCTGATGATGAAGCATGGCTCGCAGAAAGATGTCCGGTGAGTTGCAGAAAACCTGTAAGAGAAAACGTCCCCTTATACAACTGCAGATCcaaaacctatatatatatattggagaCTAGGAATGTCTGTCACGTGTGGAGTATTGTTCTGTGGTATGATTACTGGATTTATCAGTCATTCAGATAAGCCTGCATAGGAACAGGATTATTCAACACAAACAAGATTACAGTGTGCTGATAAGGAGACTTACTGTATGTGACAGCGATGTTAGTCATCTGCAGGATTATTGTGATGTATTGAACATAATGGTTTTGCACATCACGTAGTAAATAAATCTGGTATTTTCTACTGTATATAGTTCTAAAATATTAGCTTTTCCTGAACATAACATTTCCAGGCCAGTCACATCAGATCTTTTTCATCCTAGCTCAAATCACTTCACCCAATTCAAATTTGCATTTagcgtattttttggactataagccgctacttttttcccacgttttgaaccctgcggcttaaacaacgaagcggcttatttatggatttttcctgggtttttcccggtttcacaaacttcaagccaaaaaactgaaccccataacattagaccaatgaaatttccgaacggacacgaaaaaacgcacctcacctgtgttctgagctgcacggccttgggagaaaaaaggttttttttaaacgcacgacaatgccaaaagataaactcccgagagaaatagttgtgaaaggaaggagaaagacagagaaaaatgactttcttggtcggctactgtttagatacaagccgttgtaacacgttgagtcagggtgaagggagagtttactaactccagttgcaacagaaatcatataagcacagacagattcccaaaactcgtgcttttttatttttcttggcaacagcgttacgggttagtcaaagaaacttagaaatgagcatcagaaaataataaggacatattcctcggtcttgcacacacgcagtaatactcttaaaggagccacaacatgtttcacccgtgtaacagacactgtctttcgttaaagcctgtgtaaagtacattagtgtagacactacactgcagcttatagacaggtgcggcttatttatgtttaaaataaaaatctttgtcaaattcagtgggtcaGTGGGCTTATATATgagtgcgctttatagtccggaaattacggtatatccTTTTCTTAAGCTACATTGATCACATGAATGACCAATAATCAGAGTtttggcaaaataaaaaataaaaaacaataatctgAATTTTAGGCCTTAAGTTATAAATTAgctgttctatttttttttttttgtttgttttgtattaggataatttttttaaacatgccttAATTTTTGAATGTCTGTTCCTTTACCTTTAATGCTACAGcagcatgatttatttatttttgtttgcttgtttccGTGGTggtgttctttctttcactaGTACAAATATAATTTCCTATATTACGTCTACAAATGaaaccaacatgcaacagccaatcagatttctctTATAGGctcttggattgtaccacagatgtAAAACGGATTTTATCTAGGGGGAAGTGCAATTTTAGCGATACTCTGCTTAAATGAATTTAGGGCttggttaaggccagttgctaacaatgtatttgtttgtgtttgtgatgtCATGATATCGGTCTTAAATTTAATTCTCAATTGTCTTGAAAAGTCTTTTTGACCTGGTGAAACCTGTAGAAACCCTGAATAAGAAAATCTGAATGACTCCTTTCCTTTAGGGCCCTATTTGATCGTGTGGTCCACCTGAGTGTGTCTGTAAAGAAGGTCAAGTTCTTCTTCAAGCGCTACCTTGACTACGAGAAGAAGCACGGCACACCCGAGAGCATCCAAACAGTGAAGCAAAAAGCTCAAGAGTACGTGGAGTCAAAAGGAGCCGACGCTGCAAACTAGAACAGTCAGTCATTTTGGAACTGTTCATCCCAGGAACCAATAAACATGATGACAATAATCCTGATCGAGTGCATCTGGAAGGACGGAATGTCTCTTCATTATGCTTTTATGTCTGGTTCCATGTAAAATTGCATCTGCTTGTCTGGATTGTTTTGTGGAATCGAATTGATGACTTAATAGGATTGATATACATCAGCCTTTCAACcagaagaaaacaaaagcagatGATTTAAAGGCTGGCCagaattatgattttttttaaataaatggaacaGAAAAATGGAACAGGATTAGAAGTTATGGGTGGGGGGATTGGGGAGGGTTTGTACCATTACCATGAATGCAAGATTTTGTAACTGAATGAATTAAACCGTTCCACATCAGTGACTCTTCATAAAGAGCTTTAtccacaaaacattttattcaaaaacgaacaaaattaaacatcaaactgtacaaaataaaaaagtttcaaTGAGTTGGCCCTGATACATGTCCAGTAATGGGAAAGTAAAGTTTAACTGCTGATTATTAGTTCATATCTTCATAGTTCTTTTACTCACTATACAAGGCCCAATAACGACTTGCAGTACCTTTCGGACAGAACaccacatttttattatctacATACAATAGCCTTTAAACGTCAGGCCAAAACAGACTGATCATCATGCATTTCTATCATATCTGCGTAGTTACACACTGTTTTTGTAAACAGTGCTCGTCACACACTTGCAGCAGTTCAGTGTTGTTTCGCATTAGTTGCTTAGAGGCGCCTCTTGAGATGAAACTGGCTGAGCTGTTTACCTGCACCCCCACCGGTCACTAatcacaaaagtaaaaaaaaattgccaaatATTTTTGCCAATCAGGTGCTACTTCTCAAGTCCACTAGGCCTCCAGGGGTTGTGCATTTGGAGGTTGTATCTCGTCTCCTCCAGTAGTGGTGGTCAGATCTTGTGTGCTCAGAGTTATAGCAGTTGTAGAGACGAGAAACATGAGCGTGGCCCAACGTGTTTGGAGTTGTgccatttttgttgttgttttttcccccactctTAATTGTATCAAACCTCCTCAGGGTCTTGTGGCCCTTCAGCTCCACGGGGTGTGTTGTGCAGCCGCATGATGGGCTTGTTGCACATGGGGCAAACACTGCGAATCTCCAGCCATTTTAACAGACACCTGAAAAGAACAGTATGAGATGATCATAACACATTTTCTGTTTAGAGTAAGTATACAAGAAACCTAACAGTTGAGCTGTTAAGATGTTTGCTCAACAGTGGGGGGTTTTTTGAAAGTTCTCAGAACTTAACTGGCAACGTTTGAGTCAGTAGAAGTACTTTGTGGTCAAGTAAACTTGAcatgcactgtaaaaaaaatatgatccaCTGAATTTCATTTATCTACATAAATAATCTGCTATACTTAATTCCTCTCAtatgtttctttttgtctgAACGTGTGCAAGATTTTCAAACAAATCAATCTGGTTCTATTTCCCAAAATACAAACAAGCTacacgatatggacaaaagcttaAGGACACTCaggatcttccaatccaacccatgtaaagcatatcttcctgGAGCTCACATTGCGCAatgagcattgtcatgctgaaacagattttggtctccaagttcaagtgaagggaaaatgtaatccTATACtatcgtgtgcctccaaatttgagGTATCAGTTTgggaagaacaacatatggctggaacagTCAGGTGCCCCactacttttgtccatagtgtAGTTcaataattgattgattgattgattgattggcaCTGTTTCTGTACAATATAAAGTAAATTGTGTCGTCCTTTGTGTAATGCTGACTGGGTTTACTAGCGCATCATGAGCAGCGTTAGCGCTACAAAGCCTGGAGCTATTTTCGGATCAGGTGTAAGTGGATGCCACTGGGAAAGAGTTGCAAATATCAAAAGTGTAAGTGGTTAAGGACGCTGGCACGGAACCTGTCATAAGATGCTTTTGATATTTTAGCTGCTGTTGGCATAATGCTCGACATCCACCATGTCCCTGGCAAAGCTCCTTCATCATGTCCTGGAGTGTTTTTGGCAAATCCACGATGAACAGGTTTTACTACTATTTCTGAATGCAAtcgcattttgttttttttttttttttagattttccgGTAATTAGCCAGCGTTAGTGCTTACTtcttgtgaaatgtgtgtgaacATGGACACACGCCCAGCTCATCCCGGGCTTTAAATTCCTCCAGACACACTGCACAGGGTTGCTGTAACAGACAGAtcagacacattttttttgaggacttcaaatattttaatgaatagTAAATTTGTGAATCGATCTAGCAAAAATGTCCCACTTTTCTTTTCGATACGTAATGAACAATCCCTGTTTTGAGGGACTTTACAGCTCAAaagtatatattgtatttaaatataaatattgtcaGGAGCCTTAATGTTAAAAAGCATATgcactgaaaaaaatgaaagtgtgaaaaacacTTTGGTAGTGAGATCAacctcacacacccacaccgtGTGTCAAAGCCAAGACGTATAGTTTACACGTGAACACAAATTCACCACATGAGAGCTTGCACACGTACTCCAAGAAGGCTCAGCTTCTTCCCTGCCCCTTTCAGCACCACCTGTTAGAAAAACAGGAAGAGAAATGAGACGACGCTGGAACAATTGCTCGTTATTCCTCAGATAAAATCCCATGACTATCACTCCATAACGAGCTTGTTTAGCAACCGTTTCATTGAATGAATGCCACTTAGTTCTTGCTTCGATTCAATAAGGCCTTAGTTTAATCGTGGCCCATAATCCGAACTGGCAGATGACGCGTTTTTGTTCGCTTGCCAAATGCCTCGTGTCAAGCAAGTACGCTCGCTCCACACATACAAACCCGCAGTACTGTGAGGTCATCGTCTGAAGGTCATATATGAGGAGTGAGATTGGGTTTCATGATGACGACTACAGAGCtttttctatatatacacacatctgctCTTCTTAACATGCAGACTCTGCATTTTATTAGGATGAAATATCTGCTGTCGTCAAATGATTTCAGTCCGTGACGAAAGGTTCCGTTCACGTTATTAAAATGACGTGACCAAAAATGAAGTCTTCTTTCAGACAAGCGTCcaagaacaaagaaaatagACCATGTGTTGAAACTAAACTTCAAGCAGAAGCTACAAAGTCTTTCCATGTTGTAATAGTAGCCATAGTGCAAGTACCTCATTGTAGCTGTACTGCTgtcttgtgtcttgttgcttcaacctgcaaaagaaaagaaaaaagaaatgaacttcctgtgtgtgttcCATTGGCACATCATGTGGTGCAGAAAACAAATACTGGTTTTGCCTTCcacattattatataaagaCTTCAACACCGTGACTGAATACTGGAGATTGGCACTTAAGTACTGCTGATATAATCATTATTACTGCCTTGTGCTCATCCCAGGACTCGTTCACAATAAACTCATACTTTGAATATAATTGGTACAGTTATCAATCAGAACAAAGAAAGGATGGGTTCCTTTATTGAGTCGGGTTCTTCTCCAGGTTCCTTCTTCGTGTCAGTTCTGGAGGATCTCATGGTCACCTCTGGCTTGATCATTATAGAGCTAAATAAAATTCCATATCTGGATTTATGTGAAGCTGCGTTGTGATTACatctaataataaaagtaaataatatgtttttatataaatataattatataaataatataatgattttttGATGAAGCTAGTTTGGTCACTAGGCTTCTTACAAAGGATAAGTGTGATGAAATATCTGTATTGGCCTATTATAGCGAGGGAAAGAGTTGGTCTGTTGGAAATCATATTTGCTCTTTAAATATCTTGTACGTAGATATTTATGATCAGCTATAAAAGTGGATTTGCTGATCCATATGAAACAGAGGAAGTGGAATGCGATGAGATGAACTTATAGTAATAAAGTTGGTCTTCTCTTAAACTGTTGGCAAATGGATGAAAGCCGGAAAATTAGTGTGTCTTTAAGTGTCTTCATTGCGGTTTTGCTTATGCATGGACCATGTGAACAAGCACCATTCGCacatatataagtgtgtgtgtgcatgtgcgcatTCTCGCACCTGAACAGGTAGCAACAGAAGATGACACTGAGCATAAAGATGAACAAGCCGATGCCCAGCACGATGACATAGACGTTGAGCGGCAAATGGTACAGATCTTCCGACGGCATATTGCAGTGGGAACGCTGCAGTCCTACTCCACAAAGGCagcctacacacaaacacatcattcattcattcacatcaAGATACACGGATGTGCGATCCGTAGCTGGAACAGGGCCAATCCTGAAAGCACGGGGCCACACATTCGGCCGGGAAGACCGTTGGCTTTTGGGTCGTGCTCCACACACTCTATGCCAAGGGAACTCTGGGTAATTAGCACTGCACAAAGCAAACATGGAAGACTGGTGGTGTGGCCTCGACCAAAAAAAACCACCATCTGGCCCTTCAGAGACAAGCACCTGGcgtatgtaaataaataaataaataaataaataaaaacattcatacAGAAACAAATGAATTGGGAGCCACATTTCTGGTCAAATTCATGTGACATGAATGTAATATTATGTCATGTATATATGAACAAAGGAGTCAAGACCCTTTcatgaaacaaagaaaagaaagttgaTGCCGgacatctgttttatttactgttacTCAATGTTTTGTGGTTCTCTATGGTATTTGATGGTTCTACTAATATAATGGCTACAGTCTGACAttgttggtggtgttgatggtctTCCAAATATACTTTATAATCAGCTTTGGATTGTCTACAAAACCTCAAAACTAAGAATTTGTTCGTCTATGGATTATATTTTGCCCTCCAGAAGAGGATAAGTGAGTAAAAGGAAATGAGAAGTGTCATAAAAACATCAACAGACATTAATAAAAAGTGATATACACAGGTTTGTAGTGTATCTTCTTACCGTTACACCATTGGAATGGCTGCATGTAATCCGACCCGGAACTAGGAACTGATACTTTCACGGTTTCCGtgatattattgttgttgtttatgtttaatgtttttttttttctggggagTTTTTCCGAGTCGCAGTCGCAGCACACCTCGGGTTTCCTGTGTTAGGAATCAGGCTTGGACGCTCGGCGTGTTTACTGTCATCGCTCGTCGTCGACACAAAAGATTTGGCGTGCGCGCGGACACAAAGACAAAAGGGACCATGTCGTGTCCTTGATCTTCGCTTCCTGTGTTTGGATTCAGCCTCAGCTGGAGTGTTAAAGTGACCCAGGCTGAGGGAATCTCAGACTACCTTCATTGTCGCGCAAGGACAAAACAGGTCATGAATCTCCCTCTCTTAAGCTTGTTTCATCTCAGAGTCTACAAGACTTCAAGAAAATCCTTCAACTGCTCCACAAGATCTGAATTAAGGCCATCTATGAAAACATATCCCAGAAAAATGTTCAGTGATTTCGACAGGTTTTGTCCATCTGATGTCATTCTGCTTATGAGAAAAGTCCTCCTCTTTGTTTatctctgaaaagaaaaaagggaagaaaaaaatggctGATCCGTCAAAGGATATTCCTTACACAGGGCCCCCTccaagaagaacaagaagaagaaaaaagcagaaacaAAAACGTCCTCATACGAGTCCTCAAAACGAAGAAGGATCTGTCAGTAGAAAGTATGACTGTATATGCAGCCTGTATGGGGGAGTGTTTTTCTCACCACCTCAAACCATCTGGTCCCGTCAGTCCTTgaagaggaagaacaaaaactcacaatggcaaaaaaaacaaattcatccAGAATCCCTGGTTCTCTCTGGACTGGGTGTAGGGTGGAGCattatctgtgtgtttgtgaatgtgtgtttagaAGAAGAATAT from Silurus meridionalis isolate SWU-2019-XX chromosome 24, ASM1480568v1, whole genome shotgun sequence encodes the following:
- the zgc:175214 gene encoding RING finger protein 122 isoform X1, with translation MQPFQWCNGCLCGVGLQRSHCNMPSEDLYHLPLNVYVIVLGIGLFIFMLSVIFCCYLFRLKQQDTRQQYSYNEVVLKGAGKKLSLLGQPCAVCLEEFKARDELGVCPCSHTFHKKCLLKWLEIRSVCPMCNKPIMRLHNTPRGAEGPQDPEEV
- the zgc:175214 gene encoding RING finger protein 122 isoform X2, whose translation is MQPFQWCNGCLCGVGLQRSHCNMPSEDLYHLPLNVYVIVLGIGLFIFMLSVIFCCYLFRLKQQDTRQQYSYNEVVLKGAGKKLSLLGVRVQALMCNPVQCVWRNLKPGMSWACVHVHTHFTRSVC